One genomic window of Solanum dulcamara chromosome 10, daSolDulc1.2, whole genome shotgun sequence includes the following:
- the LOC129869715 gene encoding uncharacterized protein LOC129869715, producing MARMYAIGRGQPRGRARDATSARDKEWTLELEAATFVPAPTPLIRGRGQVQDYRDRHQSTWDFPKEEKKEEGFMQRVWEPKPTFMQLQLEQRLKEVSVQLQDLLDKGFIQPSISSWGAPILFGKKKDGTMWMCTDYRQLNRVTVKNHYPMPRIDEVDKCPCRIHGLDDLGV from the exons ATGGCTCGCATGTATGCTATAGGTAGAGGCCAACCTCGAGGTCGTGCTAGGGATGCAACATCAGCTCGGGACAAAGAGTGGACTTTAGAGCTGGAG GCAGCTACATTTGTGCCAGCACCAACACCTCTAATTAGAGGCAGAGGACAGGTCCAGGACTATAGGGATCGTCATCAAAGTACATGGGACTTCCCtaaggaggaaaagaaggaaGAAGGGTTTATGCAAAGGGTATGGGAGCCCAAGCCCACTTTTATGCAACTTCAATTAGAGCAGAGG CTTAAGGAggtcagtgttcagcttcaggatctcttggataagggattcattcagcCAAGTATATCATCTTGGGGTGCCCCAatcttgtttggtaagaaaaaaGATGGTACTATGTGGATGTGTActgattacaggcagttgaatagGGTGACGGTGAAGAATCATTACCctatgcctaggattgatgaa gttgacaaatgcccctgccgcattcatggacttgatgacttgGGTGTTTAG